The following coding sequences are from one Rutidosis leptorrhynchoides isolate AG116_Rl617_1_P2 chromosome 11, CSIRO_AGI_Rlap_v1, whole genome shotgun sequence window:
- the LOC139875701 gene encoding uncharacterized protein, with protein sequence MAEIVLTATVTVLLENLLSGKLIKLTGFVGIESQLKDLQTNWKYIDAVLADASEKQITDRSVNVWLQDFHDLAYDMEDVLDDMATETMRRKMNDESHGSTSTGEVSVFNNFVSSFKANIADNYDNLIYAHKMRSMLNEINNKLEFFVKKAKDLGIGIHAIAQHRSNNNFKRQ encoded by the coding sequence ATGGCTGAAATCGTTCTTACTGCAACTGTCACCGTGCTGTTAGAAAATTTACTCTCTGGTAAGTTGATAAAGCTGACTGGATTTGTAGGAATTGAATCTCAGCTGAAAGATCTTCAAACAAACTGGAAATATATCGATGCTGTGCTTGCTGATGCAAGCGAGAAACAAATAACAGACAGATCTGTTAATGTCTGGTTACAAGATTTTCATGATCTTGCTTATGACATGGAAGATGTACTCGATGATATGGCTACCGAAACTATGCGAAGAAAGATGAATGATGAATCACATGGCAGCACAAGCACCGGTGAGGTATCGGTATTCAATAATTTCGTATCAAGTTTTAAAGCTAATATCGCTGATAACTATGATAACTTGATATATGCTCATAAGATGCGTTCTATGCTAAATGAGATTAACAACAAACTGGAGTTCTTTGTCAAGAAGGCAAAGGATCTAGGTATAGGTATACATGCCATAGCTCAACATAGATCAAACAATAATTTTAAACGACAGTAA